One part of the Anopheles coustani chromosome 2, idAnoCousDA_361_x.2, whole genome shotgun sequence genome encodes these proteins:
- the LOC131264672 gene encoding dynein axonemal assembly factor 1 homolog: MVHEEVENDFGPKKMTKKTIQASCRKNKLYLTPHLNEVLYLHYSGYNEIDCLEEYVGLKCLWLECNAISSISDLKHQPLLRCLYLHNNLIKKIENLEHCKQLDTLNLSHNHITKVENCGIDILPVLNTLNMSHNYLKSIESVEDLRKCDFVSVLDISHNRIEDIAIVKVLGAMKGLRVLTLTGNPVVNEIPSYRKTLILECKTLTYLNSRPVFDKDRACAEAWKRGGYQEELKEHQRWKKEEQRKMRRNINATLRLRHRGDGEPELLKTSSDEEADVEKNESSNTKAELQDMQELSNLEAWKETEALFNQLPDGQTSPSPSTSYGQWSGVDGKDKPSLDAAVNNKDNMKRSLVEEISNEEYHLLTARKDSNEQYQDDSTPTINEMTLEKKALEETHAISPAVANEPEKEEHSGTSENMVKAFEDDIRDGENLDAPLCKTVDELIVTTQESFNAMQIENEKESKIASAEKEETLNVVIHSKEISITMQPSCSDGKEIPRTSKDDDVCEGERKPSVASVDYVTGSDSNSDPTLVTDCDSCIRNSSVAYSSRSDTSDSEDMFDKIVPRKHRKLASLVRTDPSSTSSSSESDDETGALGSKLDRQNTITEFIDEYKRFFRSVDTRDPKCVVKNRHKLVRPQTAKSQRTEPLIYDGVLKSMERQSSASKIEQVRQERAEASASLAKESVFERLLKGHAAVDMDIESPTISIGGKPHNLNEYRLDVFREGPAKLQTLIDRVTAHKDKYNAQIDSIHVQLANIMDDYGQISEKLKRVDNMIQTIEEEVDRDDEDEFNDAMDKVPQQSTIERIVEAVEVGTGNDQPMSSGESSGASFDPALFEHDEQGDGIEPGSRIEIEEGIFITGTDGRLVKVKRLKRGNKVIQASQWFEQANAKPAALLELTEKELESDAILRGIWKAILKVEIEPETDFFACGAGSMDVVRLVEEVKDTLEVPISNETLFMAPTYGEFMQEVVLRLRSGNDSVGVGANIGYDFRHVVLKANRREIVVPTQMFVSGRFIDAEGGKTLPIINPTTEQAICAVAAASKGDVDEAVKSADEAFRTVWTNVSARERGLDPPLGQMMFRLAELMEQHKEELATIESIDSGAVYTLALKTHVGMSIDAWRYYAGWADKIEGTTIPVSPARPNHVLTFTKREPIGVCALITPWNYPLMMLSWKMAACIAAGNTVVIKPAQVCPLTALKFAELTVRAGFPPGVINVVTGTGSLAGQALADHPLVRKLGFTGSTPIGKRIMASCAESNIKKCSMELGGKSPLVIFADCDLEEAVRLGMSAVFFNKGENCIAAGRLFVEDRVHDEFVRKVVKGIRTMKIGDPLDRATAHGPQNHLAHLQKLQEYCTVGVKEGATLVCGGKRVPHLKGLFFEPTVFTDVEDHMHIAQEESFGPIMVISKFHSSDFEALVARANNTEYGLASGVFTKDIQKALLFAEKVVAGTVFINTYNKTDVAAPFGGFKQSGFGKDLGKEALNEYLKTKCVTVEY; the protein is encoded by the exons ATGGTGCACGAAGAGGTAGAAAATGATTTCGGGCCCAAAAA AATGACCAAGAAAACTATTCAGGCATCGTGTCGTAAGAATAAACTCTATCTTACGCCACACTTGAACGAAGTTCTGTATCTACACTATTCAG GATACAATGAGATCGACTGCCTGGAGGAGTACGTTGGATTGAAATGTCTCTGGCTTGAATGCAACGCCATTTCCAGCATTTCCGATCTGAAACACCAACCCCTATTGCGCTGTCTGTACTTGCACAACAACCTCATCAAG aaaatagaaaaccTCGAACATTGCAAACAGCTGGATACTCTGAACCTTTCGCATAACCACATAACAAAGGTAGAAAACTGTGGCATCG ACATTTTGCCCGTCTTGAACACACTAAACATGTCacacaattatttaaaatcgATCGAGAGTGTGGAGGATCTTCGAAAGTGTGATTTTGTTTCCGTCCTCGACATTTCACACAATCGCATCGAAGATATTGCTATCGTAAAG GTTCTTGGAGCTATGAAAGGGCTGCGCGTGCTAACACTGACGGGGAATCCGGTGGTCAATGAAATACCTTCCTATCGCAAAACATTAATACTGGAGTGT aAAACACTCACATACCTCAACTCCCGTCCAGTTTTCGATAAAGACAGAGCATGTGCTGAAGCATG GAAACGTGGTGGATACCAAGAAGAGCTTAAAGAGCATCAACGATGGAAGAAAGAAGAGCAGCGTAAAATGAGACGGAACATTAATG CTACATTACGTCTCCGTCATCGAGGGGATGGCGAACCAGAATTG CTTAAAACGAGCAGCGACGAGGAAGCAGATGTAGAGAAAAATGAATCGTCCAACACAAAGGCAGAATTACAGGATATGCAGGAGTTATCCAATTTGGAAGCGTGGAAAGAAACGGAAGCCTTGTTCAATCAGCTTCCAGATGGACAAACATCTCCTTCGCCTTCAACATCTTACGGTCAGTGGAGTGGTGTTGATggaaaagacaagccaagCCTAGATGCGGCAGTCAATAACAAGGATAATATGAAAAGATCGCTTGTCGAAGAAATAAGCAACGAAGAATACCACCTGCTAACAGCTAGGAAAGATTCGAATGAACAATATCAGGACGACTCGACACCAACCATAAACGAGATGACATTAGAAAAGAAGGCTTTGGAGGAAACACATGCCATATCTCCAGCAGTTGCAAACGAGCCAGAGAAAGAAGAACATTCTGGTACAAGCGAGAACATGGTGAAGGCGTTTGAGGATGATATAAGAGATGGTGAAAACCTCGATGCACCTCTG tgtaagaCGGTGGATGAACTCATAGTAACAACACAAGAGTCATTCAATGCGATGcagattgaaaatgaaaaagaaagtaaaatagCTTCGGccgaaaaagaggaaacacTTAACGTCGTAATACATTCGAAGGAAATTTCAATCACCATGCAACCGTCGTGCAGTGACGGGAAAGAGATTCCTCGAACCTCCAAGGATGATGATGTATGCGAGGGAGAGCGGAAGCCTTCCGTCGCTTCCGTTGATTACGTCACCGGGTCGGATTCCAACTCGGATCCCACACTCGTCACGGATTGTGACAGCTGCATTCGCAACAGCAGCGTGGCGTACAGTTCCCGTTCGGACACCTCCGACAGCGAGGACATGTTCGACAAGATTGTCCCCAGGAAGCACCGCAAGTTGGCGTCCCTTGTTCGCACCGACCCGTCGTCGACTAGCAGCAGCTCGGAGTCGGATGATGAAACGGGGGCACTCGGTAGCAAGCTGGATCGGCAGAATACGATCACGGAGTTTATCGACGAGTACAAACGGTTCTTCCGCTCGGTGGACACGCGCGACCCGAAGTGTGTCGTGAAGAACCGGCACAAGCTGGTGCGTCCGCAGACGGCCAAATCGCAGCGGACGGAACCACTCATCTACGATGGCGTTCTGAAGTCGATGGAGCGCCAGTCGAGTGCGAGTAAAATTGAACAAGTGCGCCAGGAACGGGCGGAGGCCAGTGCAAGCTTGGCCAAGGAGAGCGTCTTCGAACGGCTACTGAAGGGTCACGCAGCAGTCGATATGGACATCGAGAGTCCGACGATTTCGATCGGGGGTAAGCCGCACAACTTAAACGAGTACCGCTTGGATGTTTTCCGCGAAGGTCCGGCAAAGTTGCAGACATTGATCGATCGAGTTACGGCGCACAAGGATAAGTACAATGCACAAATCGACAGCATCCACGTCCAGCTGGCGAACATTATGGATGACTACGGCCAAATCAGTGAGAAGTTGAAGAGGGTCGACAACATGATACAGACCATTGAGGAGGAAGTGGATAGAGATGATGAGGACGAATTCAACGACGCGATGGATAAAGTCCCTCAGCAAAGCACCATCGAGCGGATCGTCGAAGCCGTTGAAGTCGGTACCGGAAACGATCAACCCATGTCATCCGGGGAATCAAGTGGGGCTTCATTTGATCCTGCACTGTTTGAACACGACGAGCAAGGTGATGGGATTGAACCCGGTTCTCGCATTGAAATTGAAGAAGGAATCTTTATCACCGGCACCGATGGACGCTTGGTGAAGGTGAAGCGCCTCAAGCGGGGCAATAAGGTGATCCAGGCTAGCCAGTGGTTTGAGCAGGCGAACGCCAAGCCGGCCGCACTGCTCGAGCTGACCGAGAAGGAGCTCGAATCGGACGCCATCCTGCGGGGCATTTGGAAGGCGATCCTCAAGGTGGAGATCGAGCCGGAGACGGACTTCTTTGCGTGCGGCGCTGGCTCCATGGATGTCGTGCGCCTGGTGGAGGAGGTAAAGGACACCCTCGAGGTGCCGATTAGCAACGAAACCCTTTTCATGGCTCCGACGTACGGTGAGTTCATGCAGGAAGTGGTGCTTCGGTTGCGCAGTGGAAACGATTCGGTTGGAGTTGGTGCAAACATTGGATATGACTTCCGACACGTGGTGCTTAAGGCGAACCGAAGGGAAATTGTCGTGCCCACGCAGATGTTTGTGAGTGGCCGGTTCATCGATGCCGAGGGTGGTAAAACACTTCCAATTATAAATCCCACGACGGAACAGGCTATTTGCGCGGTAGCGGCCGCTTCAAAGGGTGACGTCGACGAGGCGGTAAAGAGTGCCGATGAGGCTTTCAGGACCGTGTGGACGAATGTGTCGGCTCGTGAACGGG GGCTTGATCCGCCACTGGGTCAGATGATGTTCCGGTTGGCCGAGCTGATGGAACAACACAAAGAGGAACTAGCGACGATCGAATCGATTGACTCAGGAGCTGTCTATACACTCGCACTGAAGACCCACGTTGGTATGTCGATCGATGCGTGGCGCTACTATGCCGGCTGGGCGGATAAGATCGAGGGCACCACCATCCCGGTTAGCCCGGCCCGGCCAAACCACGTACTGACGTTTACCAAACGGGAACCGATCGGTGTATGCGCGCTCATCACACCCTGGAACTATCCGCTCATGATGCTCTCGTGGAAGATGGCGGCGTGCATTGCGGCCGGCAACACGGTCGTCATCAAGCCGGCCCAGGTGTGTCCACTGACGGCGCTCAAGTTTGCCGAGCTGACGGTTCGGGCCGGGTTCCCGCCCGGCGTCATCAACGTCGTCACCGGGACCGGTTCCCTGGCCGGCCAAGCGTTGGCCGACCATCCGCTGGTGCGCAAGCTCGGCTTCACCGGCTCAACACCGATCGGCAAGCGCATCATGGCGTCGTGCGCTGAGTCGAACATTAAAAAGTGCTCGATGGAGCTCGGTGGCAAGTCGCCGCTGGTCATCTTCGCCGACTGCGACCTCGAGGAGGCGGTCCGGCTCGGCATGTCGGCGGTGTTCTTCAACAAGGGCGAAAACTGCATCGCCGCCGGTCGCCTTTTCGTGGAGGATCGTGTGCATGATGAGTTCGTGCGAAAGGTGGTGAAGGGTATCCGCACGATGAAGATCGGTGATCCACTGGACCGTGCCACGGCGCATGGTCCCCAGAACCATCTGGCCCACCTGCAAAAGCTTCAGGAGTACTGCACCGTGGGAGTGAAGGAAGGTGCCACCCTGGTGTGTGGCGGTAAGCGGGTACCTCACCTCAAGGGACTCTTCTTCGAGCCGACCGTGTTCACCGACGTCGAGGATCATATGCACATCGCACAGGAGGAGTCGTTCGGACCAATCATGGTCATCTCCAAGTTCCACAGCAGCGACTTTGAGGCACTCGTTGCCCGCGCCAACAACACCGAGTACGGGCTGGCTAGCGGTGTGTTCACCAAGGACATCCAGAAGGCACTCCTGTTTGCCGAGAAGGTCGTAGCGGGGACAGTGTTTATCAATACGTACAACAAGACGGACGTTGCCGCACCGTTCGGTGGATTCAAGCAGAGTGGATTTGGAAAGGATTTAG GGAAAGAAGCTTTAAATGAATACCTCAAAACCAAATGCGTTACGGTGGAATACTGA